One stretch of Saccharomonospora xinjiangensis XJ-54 DNA includes these proteins:
- a CDS encoding tetratricopeptide repeat protein — protein sequence MADEAPPPQALSGGERLAAFRRAEELVRRRPLEALKTLRPLLDSDADKPSVQLLAGRAYFHSAQLNRAERALSRVVELDPSDHYARFVLGRTLQRLGRWAEALAQLRMATAMNPVPEYQDALGQVSARVALNRED from the coding sequence ATGGCTGACGAAGCACCCCCACCGCAGGCGCTCTCCGGAGGCGAGCGGCTCGCGGCGTTCCGCAGAGCGGAGGAACTGGTGCGCAGGCGCCCGCTGGAGGCGCTCAAGACGCTGCGACCGCTGCTCGATTCCGACGCCGACAAGCCGAGTGTGCAGCTACTGGCAGGCAGGGCGTACTTCCACTCCGCGCAGCTGAACCGGGCAGAACGCGCGCTGAGCCGGGTCGTGGAACTCGATCCCTCGGACCACTACGCGCGATTCGTGCTCGGCAGGACACTTCAGCGGCTCGGCAGGTGGGCCGAGGCGCTGGCCCAGTTACGCATGGCCACCGCGATGAACCCGGTCCCCGAGTATCAGGACGCGCTCGGTCAGGTCTCGGCGAGGGTCGCGCTGAACCGCGAGGACTAG
- a CDS encoding VOC family protein, whose amino-acid sequence MSDEVPRYLGLAPYLYYTDATEAVEWLTRVFGFGEKVRYVDAAGAVFQATLLAGDAEVQVTAVDPTYWESKGVDGPVGQLNVVYVDDVDAQYERVREAVGESVELTVPQDQPYGARLFTVQDVGGNSWTFWQHVSDIVDLPVGWQEIRAEDASGGLPSEGDLISEQETPGNTGLV is encoded by the coding sequence ATGAGCGACGAAGTCCCGAGGTATCTCGGCCTCGCGCCGTACCTGTACTACACCGACGCGACCGAGGCTGTTGAGTGGCTGACGCGGGTGTTCGGCTTCGGGGAGAAGGTCCGCTACGTCGATGCGGCGGGCGCGGTGTTCCAGGCGACGTTGCTGGCAGGCGACGCCGAGGTGCAGGTCACCGCGGTCGATCCCACTTACTGGGAGAGCAAGGGCGTCGATGGTCCTGTCGGGCAGCTCAACGTCGTGTACGTGGACGATGTGGACGCCCAGTACGAGCGGGTGCGCGAGGCCGTGGGTGAGTCGGTCGAGCTCACCGTGCCGCAGGACCAGCCCTACGGCGCGCGGCTGTTCACGGTGCAGGACGTCGGTGGCAACAGCTGGACGTTCTGGCAGCACGTCTCCGACATCGTCGATCTTCCTGTCGGCTGGCAGGAGATCCGCGCCGAGGATGCTTCCGGCGGCCTGCCTTCCGAGGGCGACCTGATCTCGGAGCAGGAGACGCCCGGCAACACCGGCCTGGTGTGA